A genome region from Flavobacterium sp. CFS9 includes the following:
- a CDS encoding carboxypeptidase-like regulatory domain-containing protein: MKKLLLISFFLPLLSIAQNINGVVISQKDNLPLENTNIHALSSNVGTITDENGKFSIKLLSKYDKEEVLEFSHLGYATKRMSLSYLTKQNFIVLLEENTENLSGVTIASNSKLKTKISFNSLAPLKYPIFSFGSFLKEDKIYVSGGDAYSEIDQLAKVRAKKADPNFQDYIAEAQNAGKRHYKKYLAIYDIKNNTWETQDLKLQPRAYHNIHFYNNLIYVLGGKKILVNKISSWEYLQDKIEVVDLDKKSIKTDKTNPHQAADFASFSYNDNIIVAGGSVKRDENDKKDFTDKMHLYNITSGYWYELPSMLTAKETTGILIDNKIYFIGGYNGKPLSQIETFDLTTEKWGFPGELFTPLERPAIAYNNNIIYFFEDRKIYTYELKTKQLKEFEIELESKRAAMYYNNNKLYILGGRIDNSYSQVPSSKVYSVDINEFETTKPNKIKSLSQEVTAVKPIE, from the coding sequence GTGAAAAAATTACTTTTAATTTCTTTCTTTTTGCCGCTATTATCTATTGCTCAAAACATCAATGGCGTAGTAATTTCTCAAAAAGATAATCTTCCGCTCGAAAACACCAATATTCATGCGCTCTCCAGTAATGTTGGAACAATCACTGACGAAAATGGTAAATTTTCTATAAAACTTCTTTCGAAATACGACAAAGAGGAAGTATTAGAATTTTCACATTTGGGGTATGCCACTAAAAGAATGTCTTTAAGCTATCTGACAAAGCAAAATTTTATTGTTTTACTTGAAGAAAATACTGAAAACTTATCCGGAGTAACGATCGCTTCCAATTCAAAATTAAAAACCAAGATTTCATTCAACAGTTTAGCACCTTTAAAATATCCAATTTTCTCATTCGGATCTTTTTTAAAAGAGGATAAAATTTATGTTAGCGGCGGAGATGCGTATTCCGAAATAGATCAACTGGCAAAAGTACGTGCGAAAAAAGCCGATCCAAATTTTCAGGATTATATAGCCGAAGCCCAAAACGCAGGAAAACGTCATTATAAAAAGTACCTCGCTATTTATGACATCAAAAACAATACTTGGGAAACTCAGGACTTAAAACTGCAGCCCAGAGCGTATCACAACATTCACTTCTACAACAATCTGATTTATGTTTTGGGAGGAAAAAAAATATTAGTTAACAAGATCAGCAGTTGGGAATACTTGCAAGATAAGATTGAAGTTGTAGATCTTGACAAAAAAAGTATTAAAACAGATAAGACAAATCCGCATCAGGCTGCTGATTTTGCTTCCTTTAGTTATAACGACAATATCATTGTAGCCGGAGGATCGGTAAAGAGGGATGAAAACGATAAAAAAGATTTTACTGATAAAATGCATTTGTACAATATTACATCAGGGTACTGGTACGAACTACCCAGTATGCTAACAGCTAAAGAAACTACCGGAATATTAATTGACAACAAAATTTACTTCATTGGCGGATACAATGGAAAACCTTTGTCGCAAATCGAAACTTTTGATTTGACAACAGAAAAATGGGGATTTCCCGGCGAATTATTCACTCCCTTAGAAAGGCCTGCTATTGCCTATAACAACAATATAATTTACTTTTTTGAGGATCGAAAAATATACACTTATGAATTAAAAACAAAGCAGTTAAAGGAATTTGAAATTGAGTTGGAGTCAAAACGTGCCGCCATGTATTACAATAACAACAAATTATATATTTTAGGAGGGCGTATTGACAACAGCTACTCACAAGTGCCGTCGTCTAAAGTATACAGCGTGGACATCAATGAGTTTGAAACCACAAAACCGAATAAAATTAAGTCTTTATCGCAAGAAGTAACGGCAGTCAAACCAATTGAATAG
- a CDS encoding NlpC/P60 family protein encodes MVFRLIAILFFFSVGAFSQEKYIKHKISQGENLTVIAKKYGVKPKDIAEANPNAPKILKLNSVLLIPNRNKTVAKTAVKKPEEIIANVTPETTPGSHEVAAKETLWGISKKYNVSVDDLKKANPLLESEGLKIGQQINIPSNNTTNTTVAAVPVAEKAQEPALVEVTREVLSKETKYAIAKEFGITVKELEKQNPAIKKRLKVGYLLKINVSPEKAAALQEVKPIETTTSTPSIQIAEETVVKKDSTFVRGINNNSELIEQLIVNATENIGTRYRSGGTTKAGFDCSGLMICTFNNFDIKLPRSSIEQSRVGVRVDTDEAQKGDLIFFKTNGRRRINHVGMVVEVTEGEIKFVHSSTHGGVMISSTKEPYYQRSFSQVNRVLQ; translated from the coding sequence ATGGTTTTCAGGTTAATAGCAATTTTGTTTTTTTTCAGTGTTGGTGCTTTCTCACAAGAAAAGTATATTAAACATAAAATCTCACAAGGAGAAAATCTAACTGTAATTGCTAAAAAATACGGAGTAAAACCAAAAGATATTGCAGAGGCGAATCCTAATGCACCTAAAATTCTAAAGTTAAATTCGGTTCTGTTAATCCCAAATCGCAATAAAACAGTTGCAAAAACAGCTGTCAAAAAGCCTGAAGAAATTATAGCAAATGTTACTCCGGAAACTACTCCGGGCTCTCATGAAGTTGCTGCCAAAGAAACGCTTTGGGGAATTTCCAAAAAATACAATGTTTCGGTTGATGATTTAAAGAAAGCCAATCCGCTTCTGGAAAGTGAAGGGTTGAAAATCGGACAGCAAATTAATATTCCGTCTAATAATACAACTAATACAACTGTAGCAGCTGTACCGGTAGCAGAGAAAGCTCAGGAGCCTGCACTGGTTGAGGTAACCAGAGAAGTTTTGTCAAAAGAAACGAAATATGCGATAGCAAAGGAGTTTGGGATAACCGTTAAAGAACTGGAAAAACAAAATCCAGCAATTAAAAAGAGGTTAAAGGTGGGGTATCTGCTTAAGATTAATGTTTCACCGGAAAAAGCTGCAGCCTTACAAGAAGTAAAACCTATCGAAACCACCACATCAACACCATCCATACAAATTGCTGAGGAAACGGTTGTGAAAAAAGATTCCACATTTGTTAGAGGCATAAACAATAATTCGGAGCTTATTGAACAATTGATTGTAAATGCAACAGAGAATATCGGGACGCGTTACCGGTCCGGCGGAACTACAAAAGCTGGTTTTGACTGCTCAGGATTAATGATTTGTACCTTTAATAATTTTGATATTAAACTGCCTAGAAGTTCGATCGAACAATCCAGAGTTGGAGTTAGAGTTGACACCGATGAGGCGCAAAAAGGAGATTTAATTTTCTTTAAAACTAATGGAAGACGCCGTATCAATCATGTTGGAATGGTCGTTGAGGTAACCGAAGGAGAGATTAAATTTGTGCATTCTTCTACACACGGCGGGGTAATGATTTCATCTACAAAAGAGCCTTATTACCAAAGAAGTTTTTCTCAGGTAAACCGTGTTCTTCAATAG
- a CDS encoding response regulator, giving the protein MEIKPIFLIIEDNLIDQLVIKQLLTKVLDIDQIIIANNGREGIQWLVTKNNDRPLIILLDIQMPIMNGFEFLEEFHKLKKGIKKGIQIYILSSTLDPDEIAAITANKYVSAFLNKPFPIDEFKTILLNY; this is encoded by the coding sequence ATGGAAATTAAGCCCATATTCCTGATCATTGAAGACAATTTGATTGATCAGCTTGTCATCAAACAACTACTGACAAAAGTCCTTGATATCGATCAGATCATCATTGCGAATAATGGCAGAGAAGGAATTCAGTGGCTTGTTACTAAAAACAATGACCGCCCGCTTATCATTTTACTGGACATTCAAATGCCAATAATGAATGGTTTTGAATTCCTGGAAGAATTTCACAAATTAAAAAAAGGAATAAAAAAAGGAATTCAGATTTACATTCTTTCATCGACTTTAGATCCTGACGAAATTGCTGCAATTACGGCAAATAAGTATGTAAGTGCTTTTTTAAACAAACCGTTTCCAATAGATGAATTTAAAACAATACTGCTTAACTATTAA
- a CDS encoding sensor histidine kinase: MSKSSFFKNIRFPNVFILLIIVFISCALLICINFFTIKILSANRAYVHGESHYSKGQKDAARYLIMYLFTKDTNQWKLFSQELKVPQGDGIARRSLLKYGDNEIARRGFLTGRNHKDDLDDIVWLFVNFKDVSFLAKAIHEWGQGDELIAKLSKLGQQVDAEIKQNLLTPDSQQKFLNEISTISDKLTINERNFLNTLGEGTRKIKSLLIITNIIFILIIVISVCTYYSIMVKRLVISKKEIEEKNENLIHVNHELDRFVYSASHDLRSPITSLKGLIEITQLEDDIEQVRDYLTLMHKSLVKQDQFIVDIIDYSKNKRKQVIIEPVSLKELFDESISQLMHIENANKIKFTKELLIDTIQSDDLRLRIIISNLLSNAIKYADINKEEMFISIKTYTEEGYNKIEITDNGIGIKDEFKNNIFEMYFGTNKNKGSGLGLYIVKEAVENIKGSISVFSENTIGSKFIVAIPNYHGN; this comes from the coding sequence ATGTCTAAGAGTTCGTTTTTTAAAAATATACGCTTCCCGAATGTTTTCATTCTATTGATAATTGTATTTATTTCCTGCGCTTTACTTATTTGTATCAACTTTTTTACAATCAAAATATTATCTGCAAACAGGGCTTATGTTCATGGTGAATCACATTATTCAAAAGGACAAAAGGACGCTGCACGTTATCTCATTATGTATCTTTTTACCAAAGATACCAACCAATGGAAACTCTTTTCTCAGGAATTGAAAGTCCCTCAGGGTGATGGTATTGCCAGGAGATCGCTTTTGAAATATGGAGACAACGAAATTGCCCGAAGAGGATTTCTAACAGGACGAAACCATAAAGATGACCTGGATGATATTGTCTGGCTGTTTGTAAACTTCAAAGATGTGTCTTTTTTGGCAAAAGCGATTCACGAATGGGGTCAGGGTGACGAATTAATCGCTAAATTATCCAAGCTGGGCCAGCAAGTCGATGCAGAGATCAAACAAAACCTACTGACACCGGACAGTCAGCAAAAATTTCTTAACGAAATTAGTACCATCAGCGATAAACTGACTATTAACGAACGTAATTTTTTAAATACTCTGGGAGAAGGAACCCGAAAAATCAAAAGCCTTCTTATCATCACCAATATTATTTTTATCCTGATCATCGTAATAAGTGTATGTACTTATTATTCGATTATGGTAAAACGTTTAGTCATCTCCAAAAAAGAAATTGAAGAAAAAAATGAAAATTTAATCCATGTAAATCATGAACTGGACCGATTTGTCTATAGTGCATCACACGATTTAAGATCACCGATAACATCACTAAAAGGATTAATCGAAATTACCCAGCTGGAGGATGATATCGAACAAGTCAGAGACTATTTAACACTCATGCACAAAAGCCTTGTCAAACAAGACCAATTTATCGTTGACATTATAGATTATTCCAAAAACAAACGAAAACAAGTTATTATAGAACCTGTCAGTTTAAAAGAATTATTTGACGAATCCATTTCACAGTTGATGCATATTGAAAATGCCAATAAAATAAAATTTACGAAAGAACTATTAATCGATACCATTCAAAGCGACGACTTGCGCCTGAGAATCATTATCTCGAATTTACTCTCGAATGCTATAAAATATGCCGACATTAATAAAGAGGAAATGTTTATTTCAATTAAAACTTATACAGAAGAGGGTTACAACAAAATTGAAATAACAGATAACGGTATCGGAATTAAAGATGAGTTTAAAAACAATATTTTTGAAATGTATTTTGGTACGAACAAAAACAAAGGTTCGGGATTGGGTCTTTACATTGTAAAAGAAGCTGTAGAAAACATCAAAGGAAGTATTTCTGTTTTCTCTGAAAACACTATCGGAAGTAAATTTATTGTAGCAATTCCAAATTATCATGGAAATTAA
- a CDS encoding DUF5958 family protein encodes MSKEEIIINKIAQDKIDFNLGVQLLLEDSEYNFERLFTTLKNYIFNSIPEKTHYNTETYQNAIHTIPLKSTYTPILLLKSFPTRIAFYKLAELPKNENKKVLTSLLWIFKITDTERRNTECKNGCGHYWHELK; translated from the coding sequence ATGTCTAAAGAAGAGATAATAATCAATAAGATTGCCCAAGATAAAATAGACTTTAATCTTGGGGTACAGCTTTTATTAGAAGATTCTGAATATAATTTTGAAAGGCTTTTTACAACTTTAAAAAATTATATCTTCAACTCTATTCCCGAAAAAACGCATTACAATACAGAAACTTATCAAAATGCCATTCATACAATTCCATTAAAATCAACGTATACTCCTATTTTACTTTTAAAAAGTTTCCCAACCCGAATTGCTTTTTACAAACTAGCGGAACTTCCTAAAAACGAAAACAAAAAAGTTCTAACCTCACTACTTTGGATTTTTAAAATAACAGACACTGAACGAAGAAATACAGAGTGTAAAAATGGCTGTGGGCATTATTGGCATGAATTAAAATAA
- a CDS encoding APC family permease, with protein sequence MQENDQEHFKRELGLLDGTMLVVGSMIGSGIFIVSADIARQVGSAGWLTLIWLLSGLITVIAAVSYGELSAMFPKAGGQYVYLKEAYNKLIAFLYGWSFFAVIQTGTIAAVGVAFSKFAAYLYEPLSDENILYELGFFKLNAAQLVSIFTIIVLTFINSRGVKNGKILQTVLTIIKILSLLGLIVFGLTLGAKASIWDANWTDGWVTRNYNAESGSWLPISGTTLITGISAAMVGSLFSSDAWNGVTFIAGEIKNPKRNVGLSLFLGTFIVTIIYVLTNLMYLAVVPFEEIATAKSDRVAVVASHYIFGNIGTLIIAIMIMISTFACNNGLIMAGARVYYTMAKDGVFFKKAAVLNESSVPGWALWAQCFWASALCLTGKYGDLLDFVIIIVLIFYILTIYGIFILRKKMPNIERPYKAFGYPFLPMLYIVIATAICISLLITKFSTCGWGVLIMLTGIPVYYLNKPKEE encoded by the coding sequence ATGCAAGAAAACGACCAGGAACATTTTAAAAGAGAACTTGGATTATTAGACGGAACCATGCTTGTGGTTGGTTCTATGATTGGATCAGGAATATTTATTGTGAGTGCCGATATCGCCAGACAAGTGGGCTCGGCAGGATGGCTAACTTTAATCTGGCTGCTCTCCGGACTGATTACGGTTATAGCCGCAGTAAGTTATGGTGAACTTAGCGCGATGTTTCCAAAAGCAGGAGGACAATACGTGTATTTAAAGGAAGCTTACAATAAGCTAATTGCCTTTTTGTACGGATGGAGCTTTTTTGCTGTAATTCAGACCGGAACAATTGCTGCTGTTGGAGTGGCTTTCTCAAAATTTGCAGCTTATTTGTACGAACCATTGAGCGATGAGAATATACTTTATGAATTAGGTTTCTTTAAACTCAACGCCGCTCAGTTGGTTTCGATTTTTACAATTATTGTATTGACGTTCATTAATAGTAGAGGAGTGAAAAACGGAAAAATTTTGCAAACCGTTCTAACCATTATCAAAATTTTGTCATTGTTAGGATTAATTGTTTTTGGACTAACCTTAGGCGCAAAAGCTTCAATCTGGGATGCCAATTGGACTGATGGCTGGGTGACACGCAACTATAATGCTGAAAGCGGTTCATGGCTGCCTATTAGTGGAACCACTTTGATTACCGGAATTTCAGCTGCAATGGTGGGATCATTATTTTCAAGTGATGCCTGGAATGGAGTTACCTTTATTGCAGGAGAAATAAAGAATCCAAAACGCAATGTTGGTTTAAGCTTGTTTTTAGGAACTTTCATTGTAACGATTATTTATGTGTTGACCAATTTGATGTATTTGGCGGTAGTTCCGTTTGAAGAGATTGCTACAGCTAAGTCAGACCGAGTAGCGGTAGTGGCTTCGCATTATATTTTTGGCAATATTGGTACATTGATTATAGCGATCATGATTATGATTTCGACTTTTGCCTGTAACAACGGATTAATTATGGCAGGTGCGAGAGTGTATTATACGATGGCGAAAGATGGCGTTTTCTTTAAAAAAGCAGCCGTTTTAAACGAATCCAGTGTTCCCGGATGGGCTTTGTGGGCACAGTGTTTCTGGGCTTCGGCTTTGTGTTTGACAGGAAAGTATGGAGATTTACTGGATTTTGTAATTATCATTGTATTGATTTTCTACATTTTAACGATTTACGGTATTTTTATTTTGAGAAAAAAAATGCCAAATATTGAAAGACCTTATAAAGCTTTTGGATATCCGTTTTTACCTATGTTGTATATTGTAATTGCGACTGCAATTTGTATTTCGCTGTTAATTACCAAATTCTCAACTTGTGGCTGGGGAGTCTTGATTATGTTGACGGGAATACCGGTGTACTACCTGAATAAACCGAAGGAAGAATAA
- a CDS encoding DUF1810 domain-containing protein, translated as MAYSNNDLMRFLDAQNKLYLTALSEIKKGKKETHWMWFIFPQIKGLGKSDTANYYAINDLKEATEFLEHPILGKHLIEISELFLTFKRKSADGILGDLDARKLRSSMTLFSLAENTNPVFQEILDAFFSGETDPLTLSIINSTIESTVEAEIA; from the coding sequence ATGGCTTATTCAAACAATGATTTAATGCGTTTTTTAGATGCACAAAACAAACTTTATCTTACTGCTCTTTCCGAAATCAAAAAAGGAAAAAAGGAGACACACTGGATGTGGTTCATTTTTCCTCAGATAAAAGGATTGGGTAAGAGTGATACAGCAAATTATTACGCCATTAACGATCTAAAAGAAGCAACCGAATTTTTAGAACACCCTATTTTAGGAAAACATCTGATCGAAATTTCTGAACTGTTTTTAACTTTTAAAAGAAAATCAGCTGATGGAATTTTAGGAGATTTAGACGCCCGCAAATTACGTTCGTCTATGACACTTTTCTCTTTGGCAGAGAATACAAATCCTGTATTTCAGGAAATTTTGGATGCTTTTTTCTCAGGAGAAACAGATCCACTAACTTTATCTATTATTAATTCAACGATAGAATCAACTGTTGAAGCCGAAATCGCTTAA
- a CDS encoding alpha-ketoglutarate-dependent dioxygenase AlkB: MTLFSDTELFATGLKGKKIFDLPDAELILIDNFFTKEESDRFYEKLLRQTKWREYEMEMYDKIVTAPRMISWYEDKDNVGADPNGPDWTYDLLTIRGRVERETQLEFNSLLLNLYRNGNDGVSWHSDKEHNSGPNPIIASVTFGETRMFRLRHKFRKEIPQVEIPLHHGSFLLMSGTTNSFWQHQVPKTARDVLPRINLTFRRTNRKS, from the coding sequence ATGACACTATTTAGCGATACCGAATTATTTGCTACAGGTTTGAAAGGAAAAAAAATATTCGATTTACCTGATGCAGAACTTATTTTGATCGACAACTTTTTTACCAAAGAAGAATCCGATCGTTTTTATGAAAAATTACTTCGTCAAACCAAATGGAGAGAATATGAAATGGAAATGTATGATAAGATTGTTACAGCTCCCCGAATGATTTCATGGTACGAAGACAAAGATAATGTTGGAGCAGATCCAAATGGCCCTGACTGGACTTATGACTTATTAACGATCAGAGGCCGTGTCGAAAGAGAAACACAGCTTGAATTTAATAGTCTCCTGCTTAATTTATATCGAAATGGCAATGATGGTGTTTCCTGGCACAGTGACAAAGAACATAACTCCGGACCCAACCCAATTATAGCTTCGGTCACTTTTGGAGAAACCCGAATGTTCCGATTACGTCATAAATTCAGGAAAGAAATCCCACAGGTGGAAATTCCGCTCCATCATGGTTCCTTTCTGTTAATGTCAGGAACAACCAATAGTTTTTGGCAACATCAGGTTCCAAAAACCGCACGAGATGTTTTACCAAGAATCAACTTAACCTTTAGGAGAACGAACAGAAAAAGCTGA
- a CDS encoding exonuclease domain-containing protein — translation MKKQEYTIVDIETTGGNASGSCITEIAIVIHDGKNVMERFETLVNPQKEIPLPIFALTGINNEMVANAPIFDDIAEKVMELLNDRIFVAHNVNFDYSFVRHQLEASGFKWTARKLCTVRAARKIRPGFPSYSLGKLCNSLDIPLENRHRAGGDAEATAILFTRLLEWDDEGHIEKMIKNTAQDQRLPPNLPPEDFNNLPEKPGVYYFYNEVKKVIYVGKAVNIKKRVASHFSGHNINPQRQHFLRDIYSISYEVCGNELMALLLECTEIKHLWPTYNRALKRFEPKFGLYQYEARNGYKYLAIGKLNKFQSCIEHFSSLHEATNILRGLAERFEIDYRFCKYSKPEEGELFQNNDITDFPEASFHNEQVDNAIDFLLNNRPTFAIIEKGRTAHERSCIWIENGHFYGMGYIPLDVAITDPSEVKNYATPYKSNQYIVQLIFAYAEKNPRKVFFNKNLLTSRI, via the coding sequence ATGAAAAAGCAGGAATATACCATAGTCGATATTGAAACCACAGGCGGTAACGCCAGTGGCAGCTGCATTACAGAAATTGCCATTGTCATTCACGACGGCAAAAATGTAATGGAACGCTTTGAAACACTCGTAAATCCGCAAAAGGAAATACCGCTTCCTATTTTTGCCTTAACGGGTATCAACAATGAAATGGTAGCCAATGCTCCTATTTTTGATGATATTGCCGAAAAGGTAATGGAATTGCTAAACGACCGGATCTTTGTGGCTCATAATGTCAACTTCGATTATTCGTTTGTTCGTCACCAGCTTGAGGCCTCCGGATTCAAATGGACAGCCAGAAAGTTATGCACCGTTCGCGCAGCCAGAAAAATCAGACCGGGTTTCCCCTCTTATAGCTTAGGAAAACTTTGCAATTCGCTCGACATCCCTTTAGAGAACAGGCATCGTGCCGGAGGCGACGCAGAAGCTACTGCTATATTGTTTACACGATTACTTGAATGGGACGATGAAGGTCATATTGAAAAAATGATCAAAAACACAGCACAGGATCAGCGCTTACCTCCTAACCTTCCCCCGGAAGATTTTAATAATTTACCCGAAAAACCAGGTGTATATTATTTTTATAATGAGGTAAAAAAAGTAATCTACGTGGGAAAAGCGGTCAATATCAAAAAACGTGTTGCTTCTCATTTCAGCGGTCATAATATCAATCCGCAAAGACAGCATTTCTTACGCGATATTTATTCCATTTCCTATGAAGTTTGTGGCAATGAGTTAATGGCACTCCTATTAGAATGTACTGAAATCAAACATCTTTGGCCAACTTATAATAGAGCTTTAAAGCGATTTGAACCAAAATTTGGATTGTATCAATATGAAGCCCGTAATGGATATAAGTATCTGGCTATTGGCAAACTCAATAAATTTCAGTCGTGTATTGAGCACTTCAGCAGTTTACATGAAGCAACCAATATACTGCGGGGTTTAGCAGAACGATTTGAAATTGATTATAGATTTTGCAAATATTCAAAACCTGAAGAAGGAGAACTATTTCAGAATAATGATATCACAGATTTTCCGGAAGCTTCCTTTCACAATGAGCAAGTCGACAATGCTATTGATTTTTTATTAAATAACAGACCCACTTTTGCCATTATAGAAAAAGGACGAACAGCGCACGAACGCAGCTGTATTTGGATAGAAAACGGTCATTTTTATGGTATGGGATATATTCCGCTGGATGTTGCCATTACGGATCCTTCAGAAGTAAAAAATTATGCAACGCCTTATAAAAGCAATCAATACATTGTACAGTTGATTTTTGCTTATGCAGAGAAGAACCCCCGAAAAGTTTTTTTCAATAAAAATCTGCTAACCTCAAGAATATAA